Proteins encoded together in one Streptomyces sp. B1I3 window:
- a CDS encoding MraY family glycosyltransferase, with protein sequence MGQPVRDYLLTLCVTAAVTYLLTGPVRKFAIAVGAMPAIRARDVHREPTPRLGGIAMFGGLCAGLIVADHLFNLNGVFELSNEPRALLSGAALIWLIGVLDDKFEIDALIKLGGQMIAAAVMVIQGLTILWLPIPGVGTVALTQWQGTLLTVALVVITINAVNFVDGLDGLAAGMVCIASAAFFLYTYRLWYGYGIEAAAPATLFAAVLMGMCLGFLPHNMHPARIFMGDSGSMLIGLVLAAGAISVTGQVDPDAMKLFEGSERQATHAMLPVFIPLLLPLTIIAIPAADLILAIVRRTWNGQSPFAADRGHLHHRLLEIGHSHSRSVLIMYFWSALIAFGAVGYSVHSASLWIVLVVVGLSAVGLVLLLMPRFTPRAPRWAERFVPPRYRRRRRDSAQDEPVDGPEPAADGEAEDRHLPGGSHLASGAPDRAPVAVGVSGVNGATAIGPRSRFAARDRADSSR encoded by the coding sequence GTGGGGCAGCCCGTGCGTGATTACCTGCTGACGCTCTGTGTCACGGCCGCAGTTACCTATCTGCTGACCGGGCCGGTGCGGAAGTTCGCCATCGCGGTCGGGGCGATGCCCGCGATCCGTGCGCGTGACGTACACCGAGAACCGACACCGCGGCTCGGTGGCATCGCCATGTTCGGCGGACTGTGCGCGGGACTGATCGTCGCCGACCACCTGTTCAATCTGAACGGTGTCTTCGAACTCTCCAACGAGCCGCGGGCCCTGCTCTCCGGCGCCGCGCTGATCTGGCTGATCGGCGTCCTGGACGACAAGTTCGAGATCGACGCCCTGATCAAGCTCGGCGGGCAGATGATCGCCGCCGCCGTCATGGTCATCCAGGGTCTGACGATCCTGTGGCTGCCGATCCCCGGGGTCGGCACGGTGGCCCTGACCCAGTGGCAGGGGACGCTGCTCACCGTCGCGCTGGTCGTGATCACCATCAACGCGGTGAACTTCGTCGACGGCCTGGACGGTCTCGCGGCCGGCATGGTGTGCATCGCCTCCGCCGCGTTCTTCCTGTACACCTACCGGCTCTGGTACGGGTACGGGATCGAGGCCGCGGCCCCGGCGACGCTCTTCGCCGCCGTCCTGATGGGCATGTGCCTGGGCTTCCTGCCGCACAACATGCACCCTGCCCGGATCTTCATGGGCGACTCCGGTTCGATGCTGATCGGTCTGGTGCTCGCCGCCGGCGCGATCTCCGTCACCGGCCAGGTCGACCCGGACGCGATGAAGCTCTTCGAGGGCAGCGAACGGCAGGCGACCCACGCGATGCTGCCGGTCTTCATCCCGCTGTTGCTGCCGCTGACGATCATCGCCATCCCGGCCGCCGACCTCATCCTCGCGATCGTGCGGCGCACCTGGAACGGCCAGTCGCCGTTCGCGGCCGACCGCGGGCACCTGCACCACCGGCTGCTGGAGATCGGGCACTCGCACAGCCGGTCCGTCCTGATCATGTACTTCTGGTCCGCGCTCATCGCGTTCGGCGCCGTCGGGTACTCCGTGCACTCGGCCTCGCTGTGGATCGTGCTCGTGGTCGTCGGACTCAGCGCCGTGGGCCTGGTCCTGCTGCTGATGCCACGATTCACGCCGCGTGCTCCGCGCTGGGCCGAGAGGTTCGTGCCCCCGCGCTACCGGCGCCGCCGCCGTGACTCCGCGCAGGACGAGCCGGTGGACGGGCCGGAGCCGGCCGCGGACGGGGAGGCGGAGGACCGGCATCTGCCCGGCGGCTCGCACCTGGCGTCCGGGGCCCCGGACCGGGCCCCGGTGGCCGTGGGGGTGTCCGGCGTCAACGGAGCGACCGCGATCGGCCCCCGTTCGCGCTTCGCCGCTCGGGATCGTGCCGATTCCTCGCGTTGA
- the prfA gene encoding peptide chain release factor 1: MFEAVEELIGEHADLEKRLADPSVHADQANARKLNKRYAELTPIVSTYRTWKRVGDDIGTAREFAADDPDFAAEVKVLEKQRDEITEKLRLLLVPRDPSDDKDVLLEIKAGAGGDESALFAGDLLRMYLRYAERVGWKTEIIDSTESELGGYKDVQVAVKTKGGNGATEPGQGVWARMKYEGGVHRVQRVPSTESQGRIHTSAAGVLVTPEAEEVDVEIHANDLRIDVYRSSGPGGQSVNTTDSAVRITHLPTGVVASCQNEKSQLQNKEQAMRILRSRLLAAAQEAAEQEASDVRRSQVRTVDRSEKIRTYNFPENRISDHRVGFKAYNLDQVLDGDLDAVIQACVDADSAAKLAAA, encoded by the coding sequence ATGTTCGAGGCGGTCGAGGAACTGATCGGTGAGCACGCCGATCTCGAGAAGAGGCTCGCCGACCCGTCGGTCCACGCCGACCAGGCCAACGCGCGCAAGCTCAACAAGCGCTACGCGGAGCTGACCCCGATCGTCTCCACGTACCGGACCTGGAAGCGCGTCGGCGACGACATCGGCACCGCACGCGAGTTCGCCGCGGACGACCCGGACTTCGCCGCCGAGGTCAAGGTCCTGGAGAAGCAGCGCGACGAGATCACGGAGAAGCTCCGCCTCCTCCTGGTCCCGCGCGACCCCAGCGACGACAAGGACGTGCTCCTGGAGATCAAGGCGGGTGCGGGCGGCGACGAGTCCGCCCTGTTCGCCGGCGATCTGCTGCGCATGTACCTGAGGTACGCCGAGCGCGTCGGCTGGAAGACCGAGATCATCGACTCCACCGAGTCCGAGCTCGGCGGCTACAAGGACGTCCAGGTCGCCGTGAAGACCAAGGGCGGCAACGGCGCCACCGAACCCGGCCAGGGCGTCTGGGCCCGGATGAAGTACGAGGGCGGCGTGCACCGGGTGCAGCGCGTGCCCTCCACCGAGTCGCAGGGCCGCATCCACACCTCGGCCGCCGGTGTGCTGGTGACGCCCGAGGCGGAGGAGGTCGACGTCGAGATCCACGCCAACGACCTGCGCATCGACGTCTACCGCTCCTCGGGCCCCGGCGGCCAGTCCGTCAACACCACCGACTCCGCAGTGCGCATCACGCACCTGCCGACCGGTGTCGTCGCCTCCTGCCAGAACGAGAAGAGCCAGCTCCAGAACAAGGAGCAGGCCATGCGCATCCTGCGCTCCCGGCTGCTGGCCGCCGCCCAGGAAGCGGCCGAGCAGGAAGCCTCCGACGTACGCCGCAGCCAGGTCCGCACGGTCGACCGCTCCGAGAAGATCCGGACCTACAACTTCCCGGAAAACCGGATCTCGGACCACCGGGTCGGCTTCAAGGCGTACAACTTGGACCAGGTCCTGGACGGCGACCTCGACGCCGTCATCCAGGCCTGCGTCGACGCCGACTCGGCCGCCAAGCTCGCTGCCGCATAA
- a CDS encoding protein-tyrosine-phosphatase: protein MTAPEGRGIAGRHDTFRILHVSTGNVCRSPITERLTRHALVDRLGDPLSGGLIVESAGTWGHEGAPMEANAEVVLADFGADASGFVGRELLDEHVIRADLVLTATRDHRAQVISMGHSAGLRTFTLKEFTRLVRAIDPATLPDAHEEGVVERARALVRAAAALRGWLLAPTAEADEVFDPYGAPITFFRSIGDEINQALDPVVTALTGVRAPH from the coding sequence TTGACCGCCCCTGAGGGGCGTGGCATAGCGGGACGACACGACACTTTCCGCATCCTCCACGTCAGCACAGGCAACGTCTGCCGCTCGCCCATCACCGAGCGGCTGACCCGCCATGCCCTGGTGGACCGCCTCGGCGATCCGCTCAGCGGCGGCCTGATCGTGGAGAGCGCGGGCACCTGGGGGCACGAGGGCGCGCCCATGGAGGCCAACGCCGAGGTGGTCCTCGCCGACTTCGGTGCCGACGCCTCCGGCTTCGTCGGCCGCGAGCTGCTCGACGAGCACGTCATCCGCGCCGACCTCGTCCTCACCGCCACCCGCGACCACCGGGCCCAGGTGATCTCCATGGGGCACTCGGCGGGGCTGCGCACCTTCACGCTCAAGGAGTTCACCCGGCTCGTCAGGGCCATAGACCCCGCGACGCTGCCCGACGCGCACGAGGAGGGTGTCGTCGAACGCGCCCGCGCGCTGGTGCGCGCCGCGGCGGCGCTGCGCGGCTGGCTGCTCGCCCCCACCGCGGAGGCCGACGAGGTCTTCGACCCGTACGGCGCCCCGATCACGTTCTTCCGCTCCATCGGCGACGAGATCAACCAGGCACTCGACCCCGTGGTGACGGCGCTGACGGGCGTACGCGCCCCGCACTGA
- a CDS encoding LCP family protein encodes MSSGQSRNTGRIRGTGSRRRKPSRARRVKTVALWGAAAVVVAGGSGLGYAYFTLNGNLKGVDINAALGAERPDDVDNGSQDILVLGSDSRSGANSAYGADEGAARSDTAMVVHVNKGHKSAEVVSVPRDTLVDRPACTSDTTGERVGAAQHAMFNTAYEVGGPACAVKTVEAMSGIRMDHYVEVDFTGFKKLVDRLGGVEITTSQAIDDSKSHLHLQPGTHTLGGEQSLGLVRTRKSVGDGSDLGRIQLQQAFVKALMNQVKSVGVFSDPTKLFGLADTATKAVTTDSELASVKKLTGFANGLKALDPAHVHMVTLPVEYDPADPNRVLPQEKAGRQVWTALEHDEPIPASATETSAGDKGDAGDVVR; translated from the coding sequence CCGGGCGCGCCGGGTGAAGACCGTGGCCCTGTGGGGCGCCGCCGCCGTGGTCGTCGCGGGAGGATCAGGGCTCGGATACGCCTACTTCACGCTCAACGGCAATCTCAAGGGCGTCGACATCAACGCCGCCCTGGGCGCGGAGCGCCCCGACGACGTCGACAACGGTTCGCAGGACATCCTGGTGCTGGGCTCCGACTCCCGTTCGGGCGCCAACTCCGCGTACGGCGCCGACGAGGGCGCGGCGCGCTCGGACACCGCGATGGTCGTCCACGTGAACAAGGGCCACAAGTCCGCCGAAGTGGTCTCCGTCCCCCGGGACACCCTCGTCGACCGCCCCGCCTGCACCAGCGACACGACCGGCGAGCGGGTCGGTGCGGCGCAGCACGCGATGTTCAACACCGCGTACGAGGTCGGCGGCCCGGCCTGCGCGGTCAAGACGGTGGAGGCCATGTCCGGCATCCGCATGGACCACTACGTCGAGGTCGACTTCACCGGCTTCAAGAAGCTCGTCGACCGGCTCGGTGGCGTCGAGATCACCACCTCGCAGGCGATCGACGACTCCAAGAGCCACCTCCATCTGCAGCCCGGCACCCACACCCTGGGTGGGGAGCAGTCGCTCGGTCTCGTGCGCACCCGCAAGAGCGTCGGCGACGGCAGCGACCTGGGCCGCATCCAGCTCCAGCAGGCCTTCGTGAAGGCCCTGATGAACCAGGTGAAGAGCGTCGGGGTGTTCTCCGACCCCACGAAGCTCTTCGGTCTCGCCGACACCGCCACGAAGGCCGTTACCACCGACTCGGAGCTGGCCTCGGTCAAGAAGCTCACCGGCTTCGCGAACGGCCTCAAGGCCCTCGACCCGGCCCACGTCCACATGGTCACGCTGCCCGTGGAGTACGACCCCGCCGACCCGAACCGGGTGCTGCCCCAGGAGAAGGCCGGCAGGCAGGTGTGGACGGCCCTCGAGCACGACGAGCCGATCCCGGCGTCCGCCACCGAGACGTCGGCCGGCGACAAGGGCGACGCGGGAGACGTCGTGCGGTGA
- the prmC gene encoding peptide chain release factor N(5)-glutamine methyltransferase produces MNLLLAEVAQATQRLADAGVPSPRFDAEELAAFVHGVKRGELHRVPDADFDARYWETVARREAREPLQHITGRAFFRYLELQVGPGVFVPRPETESVVGWAIDAVRAMDVVEPLIVDLCTGSGAIALAMAQEVPRSRVHGVELSEDALRWTRKNAEGSRVTVHRGDALSALPELDGQVDLVISNPPYIPLTEWEYVAPEARDHDPQMALFSGEDGLDTIRGIERTAHRLLRPGGLVVIEHADTQGGQVPWIFTEERGWADAADHPDLNNRPRFATARKAMP; encoded by the coding sequence ATGAACCTGCTGCTCGCCGAGGTGGCCCAGGCCACCCAGCGGCTGGCCGACGCCGGTGTCCCCTCGCCGCGATTCGATGCCGAGGAACTCGCCGCCTTCGTGCACGGCGTCAAGCGGGGTGAGCTGCACCGTGTGCCGGACGCCGACTTCGACGCCCGCTACTGGGAGACCGTCGCCCGCCGCGAGGCCCGCGAGCCGCTCCAGCACATCACCGGCCGCGCCTTCTTCCGCTACCTGGAGCTCCAGGTGGGACCCGGCGTCTTCGTGCCCCGTCCGGAGACCGAGTCGGTCGTCGGCTGGGCGATAGACGCGGTCCGCGCCATGGACGTCGTCGAGCCGCTCATCGTCGACCTCTGCACCGGTTCGGGCGCGATCGCCCTCGCCATGGCCCAGGAGGTTCCGCGCTCGCGCGTGCACGGCGTGGAGCTGTCCGAGGACGCCCTGAGGTGGACCCGGAAGAACGCCGAGGGGTCCAGGGTCACCGTCCACCGCGGGGACGCCCTCAGCGCCCTCCCGGAGCTCGACGGACAGGTCGACCTGGTCATCTCCAACCCGCCGTACATCCCTCTCACGGAGTGGGAGTACGTGGCGCCCGAGGCCCGCGACCACGACCCGCAGATGGCGCTCTTCTCCGGCGAGGACGGCCTCGACACCATCCGCGGCATCGAGCGCACCGCGCACCGCCTCCTGCGTCCCGGCGGGCTCGTCGTCATCGAGCACGCCGACACCCAGGGCGGCCAGGTGCCGTGGATCTTCACCGAGGAGCGGGGCTGGGCCGACGCGGCCGACCACCCCGACCTGAACAACCGGCCCCGGTTCGCGACGGCCCGCAAGGCCATGCCGTGA
- a CDS encoding L-threonylcarbamoyladenylate synthase: MARRYDCNDATDRTTGLREAASAVRRGELVVLPTDTVYGIGADAFSSEGVADLLDAKGRGRNMPTPVLIGSPNTLHGLVTDFSEQAWELVDAFWPGALTLVARHQPSLQWDLGDTRGTVAVRMPLHPVAIELLTEVGPMAVSSANLTGHPSPEDCDAAQEMLGDSVSVYLDGGPTPGIVPSSIVDVTGKVPLLLRAGALSVEELRKVVPDLEVAN, translated from the coding sequence ATGGCACGGCGATACGACTGCAACGACGCGACCGACCGTACGACCGGCCTGCGTGAGGCCGCGTCCGCCGTCCGCCGCGGTGAACTGGTCGTGCTGCCCACCGACACCGTGTACGGGATCGGTGCGGACGCCTTCAGCTCCGAGGGGGTCGCCGACCTGCTCGATGCCAAGGGCCGCGGCCGGAACATGCCGACCCCCGTCCTGATCGGCTCCCCGAACACCCTGCACGGCCTGGTCACGGACTTCTCCGAGCAGGCCTGGGAGCTCGTCGACGCCTTCTGGCCCGGCGCCCTGACGCTCGTCGCCAGGCATCAGCCGTCCCTCCAGTGGGACCTCGGCGACACCCGGGGCACGGTCGCCGTCCGGATGCCCCTGCACCCGGTCGCCATCGAACTCCTCACGGAGGTCGGCCCGATGGCCGTCTCCAGCGCCAACCTCACCGGACACCCCTCGCCCGAGGACTGCGACGCCGCTCAGGAGATGCTCGGGGACTCCGTCTCCGTCTACCTCGACGGCGGGCCGACCCCCGGGATCGTCCCGTCCTCGATCGTCGACGTCACCGGCAAGGTTCCTCTTCTCCTGCGGGCCGGAGCGCTCTCCGTCGAAGAGCTCCGCAAGGTGGTACCCGACCTCGAGGTGGCCAATTGA
- the rpmE gene encoding 50S ribosomal protein L31 — translation MKREIHPQYVETQVSCTCGASFTTRSTLEGGAIRADVCSECHPFYTGKQKILDTGGRVARFEARFGKAAGSASK, via the coding sequence TTGAAGCGCGAGATTCACCCCCAGTACGTCGAGACGCAGGTCAGCTGCACCTGCGGTGCGTCGTTCACCACCCGGAGCACCCTTGAGGGCGGCGCGATCCGCGCCGACGTCTGCTCCGAGTGCCACCCGTTCTACACGGGCAAGCAGAAGATCCTCGACACCGGTGGCCGTGTGGCCCGCTTCGAGGCCCGCTTCGGCAAGGCCGCCGGCTCCGCCAGCAAGTAG
- the glyA gene encoding serine hydroxymethyltransferase — protein sequence MPVTTPAAPAAVSPPASSGGAMPQDFGALFRQDPEVAGILLAETGRQSSTLQLIAAENFTSPAVLAALGSPLANKYAEGYPGARHHGGCEQADAAERVAVRRAMSLFGAEHANVQPHSGSSAVLAAYAALLRPGDTVLAMGLPYGGHLTHGAPANFSGRWFDFAGYGVDPETGLIDYAQVRALARARRPKAIVCGSISYPRHPDYEVFREIADEAGAYLIADAAHPMGLIAGGAAPSPVPYADVVCATTHKVLRGPRGGMILCGVELAQRIDRAVFPFSQGGAQMHTVAAKAVAFGEAATPAYALYAHQVVAHARVLAAALEAEGFEVTTGGTDTHIVVADPGPLGVDGRTARERLAAAGVVLDTCALPHGDGRGIRLGTAAVTTQGMDDADMAQIAALIGAAVREEDDAGRLRAEVRGLAERNPPYPA from the coding sequence ATGCCGGTCACCACTCCAGCCGCACCCGCCGCCGTGTCCCCGCCGGCCTCGTCCGGCGGCGCCATGCCGCAGGACTTCGGGGCCCTGTTCCGGCAGGACCCGGAGGTCGCGGGCATCCTGCTGGCCGAGACAGGCCGCCAGTCGAGCACGTTGCAGCTCATCGCCGCCGAGAACTTCACCTCACCCGCCGTCCTGGCCGCCCTCGGCTCCCCGCTCGCCAACAAGTACGCCGAGGGCTACCCCGGCGCCCGCCACCACGGCGGCTGCGAGCAGGCGGACGCCGCCGAACGTGTCGCGGTGCGGCGGGCCATGTCGCTGTTCGGCGCCGAGCACGCCAACGTCCAGCCGCACTCCGGCTCCTCCGCCGTCCTCGCCGCCTACGCGGCCCTGCTGCGCCCCGGAGACACCGTGCTGGCCATGGGGCTCCCGTACGGCGGGCACCTCACGCACGGAGCTCCCGCGAACTTCTCCGGCCGCTGGTTCGACTTCGCCGGTTACGGCGTCGACCCGGAGACCGGGCTGATCGACTACGCGCAGGTGCGCGCCCTGGCGCGGGCCCGCCGCCCCAAGGCGATCGTCTGCGGCTCGATCTCCTATCCCCGCCACCCCGACTACGAGGTCTTCCGTGAGATCGCCGACGAGGCGGGCGCCTACCTGATCGCCGACGCGGCCCACCCGATGGGCCTGATCGCCGGCGGAGCGGCACCCAGCCCGGTCCCGTACGCCGACGTGGTGTGCGCCACGACGCACAAGGTGCTGCGCGGACCCCGCGGCGGCATGATCCTGTGCGGCGTCGAACTGGCCCAGCGGATCGACCGAGCGGTGTTCCCGTTCAGCCAGGGCGGCGCCCAGATGCACACCGTCGCCGCCAAGGCCGTCGCGTTCGGGGAGGCGGCCACGCCGGCCTACGCGCTCTACGCCCACCAGGTGGTCGCCCACGCCCGCGTCCTCGCGGCGGCCCTGGAGGCCGAGGGCTTCGAGGTCACCACGGGCGGCACGGACACCCACATCGTCGTCGCGGACCCCGGGCCGCTGGGGGTCGACGGGCGTACCGCCCGTGAGCGCCTCGCGGCCGCCGGTGTGGTTCTCGACACCTGCGCGCTGCCCCACGGGGACGGCCGCGGCATCCGGCTCGGTACCGCGGCCGTCACCACCCAGGGGATGGACGACGCGGACATGGCACAGATCGCCGCCCTGATCGGCGCGGCGGTGCGGGAGGAGGACGACGCCGGGCGGCTGCGGGCCGAGGTGCGCGGCCTGGCGGAGCGCAATCCGCCCTATCCGGCGTAG